A single window of Anomaloglossus baeobatrachus isolate aAnoBae1 chromosome 9, aAnoBae1.hap1, whole genome shotgun sequence DNA harbors:
- the LOC142251817 gene encoding olfactory receptor 6J1-like has protein sequence MLMMKQKNETAVTEFLLLGFSLMKETGFYLFIIIFIIYIVTILANIFIIFIVKTERRLHKPMYFFIGGLSFLEIWYPSVTVPRLLWSLKTREETISSAGCMTQFYFHFSLGATEIILLTVMAYDRYVAICNPLRYLSIMSPKLCTLLIVGSWVGGFAAVVVPCLQISSLTFCGGNQIDHYYCDLGPLLKLSCSDTTSIEKLFFCLSLFIILGCFFLIIVSYICIIRTTMMLPTASGRRKAFSTFASHLIVVLLFYGTIIFMFVRPSTGGLLHLNKIVSVIPSIVTPLLNPMIYTLRNQEVIQAMKKTAMKLNILHFFYKG, from the coding sequence ATGTTGATGATGAAACAGAAAAATGAGACTGCTGTAACCGAATTTCTTCTTTTGGGTTTTTCTCTAATGAAAGAGACAGGATTCTACCTTttcattattatatttattatttatatcgTCACCATATTGGCCAATATATTCATTATTTTCATTGTAAAAACCGAGCGACGTCTACATAAACCCATGTACTTTTTTATTGGTGGACTCTCATTTCTAGAGATCTGGTATCCTTCCGTCACTGTCCCACGACTCCTTTGGTCTCTTAAAACCAGAGAAGAGACTATTTCTTCAGCCGGTTGCATGACACAGTTTTACTTCCACTTTTCTCTTGGTGCAACAGAAATCATTCTCCTGACGGTAATGGCGTATGACCGGTATGTGGCCATATGCAATCCACTGCGCTACTTAAGCATCATGAGTCCTAAGCTTTGCACCCTACTCATCGTTGGATCCTGGGTTGGTGGCTTTGCGGCAGTTGTGGTTCCATGTCTACAGATTTCGAGCCTTACattttgtggtggaaatcaaattgaCCATTACTATTGTGATCTTGGCCCTTTACTCAAGCTCTCTTGCTCAGACACAACAAGTATCGAAAAACTTTTTTTCTGTCTCAGTTTGTTTATAATTTTAGGCTGTTTTTTCTTAATCATTGTGTCATATATATGCATAATCCGAACAACGATGATGCTTCCAACCGCAAGTGGGAGAAGGAAAGCATTTTCTACTTTTGCCTCACACCTGATTGTTGTATTATTATTTTATGGTACTATTATCTTCATGTTTGTCCGACCCAGTACCGGCGGCCTCCTGCACTTGAATAAAATAGTTTCTGTCATCCCGTCCATAGTGACTCCTCTTCTGAATCCCATGATTTATACTTTGAGGAATCAAGAAGTGATTCAGGCTATGAAGAAAACTGCTATGAAACTGAATATTTTGCATTTCTTTTATAAAGGGTGA